In one Physeter macrocephalus isolate SW-GA unplaced genomic scaffold, ASM283717v5 random_27, whole genome shotgun sequence genomic region, the following are encoded:
- the AVIL gene encoding advillin isoform X2: protein MSLSSAFQAVGNDPGIITWRIEKMELALVPPNAHGTFYEGDCYIILSTQRAGSALSQDIHFWIGKHSSQDEKSCVAIYTTQLDDYLGGSPVQHREVQCHESDTFRGYFKQGIIYKKGGVASGMKHVETNTYDVKRLLHVKGKRNIRAAEVEMSWDSFNRGDVFLLDLGKVIIQWNGPESSSRERLKAMLLAKDIRDRERGGRAEIGVIEGDKEAASPELMKVLQDTLGRHSIIKPAVPDEITDQQQKSNITLYHVSDSAGQLAVTEVATRPLVQGLLNHDDCYILDQSGTKIYVWKGRGATKVEKQMAMSKALNFIRMKGYPSSTNVETVSDGAESAVFKQLFQKWSVKEQTVGLGKTFSIGKIANVFQDKFDVTLLHTKPEVAAQERMVDDGNGNVEVWRIENLELVPVQHQWYGFFYGGDCYLVLYTYEMHGKPHYILYIWQGRHASQDELAASAHQAVEVDRQFDGAPVQVRVTMGKEPRHFMAIFKGKLVIFEGGTSRKGNAEPDPPVRLFQIQGNDKCNTKAVEVPAFTSSLNSNDVFLLRTQAEHYLWYGKGSSGDERAMAKELAGLLCDGTENTVAEGQEPAEFWDLLGGKTPYANDKRLQQEILDVQSRLFECSNKTGRFTVTEITDFTQDDLNPDDVMLLDTWDQVFLWIGTEANATEKESALATAQEYLHTHPSGRDTGTPILIVKQGFEPPIFTGWFLAWDPHIWSAGKSYEQLKEELGDAAAITRITADMRDTTLSLNSEPKYYPIEVLLKNQSQELPEDVNPAKKENYLSEHDFVSVFGITRGQFAALPGWKQLQMKKEKGLF from the exons ACCCAGAGAGCGGGCAGCGCCCTCTCCCAGGACATCCACTTCTGGATTGGGAAGCACTCCTCGCAGGATGAGAAGAGCTGCGTAGCCATCTACACTACGCAGCTGGATGACTACCTGGGGGGCAGCCCCGTGCAGCACCGGGAGGTCCAGTGCCACGAGTCTGACACCTTCCGCGGCTACTTCAAGCAGGGCATCAT CTACAAGAAGGGGGGTGTGGCCTCCGGGATGAAGCACGTGGAGACCAATACCTATGACGTGAAGCGGCTGCTGCACGTGAAGGGGAAGAGAAACATCAGGGCCGCCGAG GTGGAAATGAGCTGGGACAGTTTTAACCGAGGTGATGTCTTCCTGCTGGACCTTGGGAAGGTCATCATCCAGTGGAATGGCCCAGAGAGCAGCAGCAGGGAGCGTCTGAAG GCTATGCTCCTGGCAAAGGATATTCGGGACAGGGAGCGAGGGGGCCGTGCTGAAATAGGAGTGATCGAGGGAGACAAGGAGGCGGCCAGTCCAGAGCTGATGAAGGTCCTTCAGGACACCCTCGGCCGGCACTCCATTATCAAGCCTGCGGTCCCCGATGAGATCACAGATCAGCAGCAGAAATCAAACATCACGCTGTATCA TGTCTCAGACTCAGCTGGGCAGCTGGCGGTCACAGAGGTAGCAACGAGGCCTCTGGTCCAGGGCTTACTGAACCATGAT GACTGCTACATCCTGGACCAAAGTGGAACCAAGATCTATgtgtggaaaggaagaggagcCACAAAGGTTGAGAAACAGATGGCCATGTCTAAAGCTCTG AACTTCATCAGGATGAAGGGCTACCCCAGCAGTACCAACGTGGAGACCGTCAGTGACGGTGCCGAGTCAGCCGTGTTCAAGCAGCTGTTCCAGAAGTGGTCAGTGAAGGAACAGACCGTGGGTCTGGGGAAAACATTCAGCATTGGTAAAATCG CTAACGTTTTCCAGGATAAATTTGATGTGACTCTGCTGCACACCAAACCAGAGGTGGCAGCCCAGGAAAGGATGGTTGACGACGGCAACGGCAACGTTGAG GTCTGGAGAATTGAAAACCTGGAGCTGGTCCCCGTGCAGCATCAGTGGTATGGCTTCTTTTATGGGGGAGACTGCTATCTGGTTCTCTATACGTACGAGATGCACGGGAAGCCGCACTACATCTTGTACATCTGGCAG GGCCGCCACGCCTCACAGGATGAACTGGCAGCCTCGGCACACCAGGCGGTGGAGGTGGACCGGCAGTTTGATGGGGCCCCTGTGCAGGTTCGGGTTACCATGGGGAAGGAGCCACGCCACTTCATGGCCATCTTCAAAGGAAAGCTGGTTATCTTTGAG ggTGGGACTTCCAGGAAGGGAAATGCCGAGCCCGATCCTCCGGTAAGGCTCTTCCAGATTCAAGGAAATGACAAATGTAACACCAAAGCGGTGGAGGTTCCAGCCTTCACCTCCTCCCTAAACTCCAATGATGTCTTCCTGCTGCGGACCCAGGCAGAGCACTACCTGTGGTATGGCAAG GGGTCTAGTGGGGATGAGCGGGCAATGGCTAAGGAGCTGGCCGGGCTTCTCTGTGATGGCACCGAGAACACCGTGGCTGAGGGCCAGGAGCCAGCTGAGTTCTGGGACCTGCTGGGAGGAAAAACTCCCTATGCCAATGACAAAAG ACTACAGCAGGAAATCCTAGATGTCCAGTCCCGTCTCTTTGAATGTTCCAATAAGACTGGCCGGTTCACTGTCACTGAGATCACAGACTTCACCCAGGATGACCTGAACCCAGATGACGTGATGCTCCTGGATACCTGGGACCAG GTGTTCCTGTGGATTGGGACTGAGGCCAACGCCACAGAGAAGGAGAGCGCTCTTGCTACCGCCCAGGAGTACCTGCACACTCACCCCAGCGGCCGAGACACCGGCACACCAATCCTGATCGTTAAACAGGGGTTCGAGCCTCCCATATTCACAGGCTGGTTCTTGGCCTGGGACCCTCACATTTGGAGC gcAGGGAAATCATATGAACAGTTAAAAGAAGAGCTGGGAGACGCCGCTGCTATCACGAGAATCACTGCT GATATGAGGGACACAACCCTCTCCCTGAATTCTGAGCCAAAATATTACCCCATAGAagttctgttgaaaaatcagagTCAGGAGTTGCCTGAGGATGTGAACCCTGCCAAAAAGGAG aactacctCTCTGAACATGACTTTGTTTCTGTGTTTGGCATCACAAGAGGGCAATTTGCTGCTCTGCCTGGCTGGAAACAGCtccagatgaagaaagaaaaggggcttTTCTGA
- the TSFM gene encoding elongation factor Ts, mitochondrial isoform X1 has protein sequence MSLLRSLRLCLLARAGSCPVRALGPGPVLPSLQAGPLLLQSPQPWHTFHAGPWLSSSASSKELLMKLRRRTGYSFVNCKKALETCGGDLKQAESWLHKQAQKEGWSKAARLHGRKTKEGLIGLLQEGNTTVLVEVNCETDFVSRNLKFQQLVQQVALGTLLHCQSLKDQLSTYSKGFLNSSELSELPAGREREGSLKDQLALAIGRLGENMTLKRAAWVKVPAGFYVGSYVHGAMHSPSLHNLVLGKYGALVICETSERNANLEDLGRRLGQHVVGMAPLSVGSLDDEPGGEAETKMLSQPYLLDPSITLGQYVQPQGVSVVDFVRFECGEGEEAAEAE, from the exons ATGTCGCTACTGCGCTCACTGCGCCTCTGTCTGCTCGCGCGGGCCGGGAGCTGCCCAGTGAGGGCTCTTGGCCCAGGCCCGGTTCTGCCTTCCTTGCAG GCGGGACCCCTTCTGCTTCAGTCGCCCCAGCCGTGGCATACATTTCACGCTGGGCCCTGGTTGTCCTCCTCGGCTTCCAGCAAGGAGCTCCTCATGAAGCTGCGGCGGAGAACGGGCTACTCCTTTGTAAACTGCAAGAAGGCTCTGGAGACTTGTGGCGGGGATCTCAAACAG gCAGAGAGCTGGCTCCACAAACAGGCCCAGAAGGAGGGCTGGAGTAAAGCTGCCAGGCTCCATGGCAGGAAGACCAAAGAAGGTCTGATTGGGCTGCTGCAGGAAGGAAACACGACTGTGTTAGTAGAG GTGAACTGTGAGACAGATTTTGtttccagaaatttaaaatttcaacagtTGGTCCAGCAAGTAGCCCTGGGAACCCTGTTGCATTGTCAGAGCCTAAAGGATCAACTGTCCACATATAGTAAA GGCTTCCTGAATTCCTCTGAGCTCTCTGAACTTCCAGCTGGGCGTGAGAGAGAAGGCTCTCTCAAGGATCAGCTCGCCTTGGCAATTG ggagactgggagaaaacatgaCTCTTAAACGAGCTGCATGGGTGAAGGTGCCAGCTGGGTTCTATGTTGGCTCTTATGTCCATGGGGCAATGCACAGTCCCTCGCTCCACAACCTGGTGCTGGGGAAGTATGGGGCCCTGGTCATCTGTGAGACGTCTGAGCGGAATGCAAACCTTGAAGACCTTGGCCGCCGCCTTGGGCAGCATGTGGTGGGCATGGCTCCTCTCTCTGTTGGCTCCCTGGACGATGAGCCTGGGGGAGAGGCAGAAACCAAGATGCTGTCCCAGCCGTACTTGCTGGATCCCTCCATCACACTGGGACAGTATGTGCAGCCCCAAGGGGTGTCTGTAGTAGACTTCGTGCGGTTTGAATGTGGAGAAGGCGAAGAGGCAGCAGAGGCTGAATAG
- the TSFM gene encoding elongation factor Ts, mitochondrial isoform X4, translating to MSLLRSLRLCLLARAGSCPVRALGPGPVLPSLQAGPLLLQSPQPWHTFHAGPWLSSSASSKELLMKLRRRTGYSFVNCKKALETCGGDLKQAESWLHKQAQKEGWSKAARLHGRKTKEGLIGLLQEGNTTVLVEVNCETDFVSRNLKFQQLVQQVALGTLLHCQSLKDQLSTYSKGFLNSSELSELPAGREREGSLKDQLALAIEFYDS from the exons ATGTCGCTACTGCGCTCACTGCGCCTCTGTCTGCTCGCGCGGGCCGGGAGCTGCCCAGTGAGGGCTCTTGGCCCAGGCCCGGTTCTGCCTTCCTTGCAG GCGGGACCCCTTCTGCTTCAGTCGCCCCAGCCGTGGCATACATTTCACGCTGGGCCCTGGTTGTCCTCCTCGGCTTCCAGCAAGGAGCTCCTCATGAAGCTGCGGCGGAGAACGGGCTACTCCTTTGTAAACTGCAAGAAGGCTCTGGAGACTTGTGGCGGGGATCTCAAACAG gCAGAGAGCTGGCTCCACAAACAGGCCCAGAAGGAGGGCTGGAGTAAAGCTGCCAGGCTCCATGGCAGGAAGACCAAAGAAGGTCTGATTGGGCTGCTGCAGGAAGGAAACACGACTGTGTTAGTAGAG GTGAACTGTGAGACAGATTTTGtttccagaaatttaaaatttcaacagtTGGTCCAGCAAGTAGCCCTGGGAACCCTGTTGCATTGTCAGAGCCTAAAGGATCAACTGTCCACATATAGTAAA GGCTTCCTGAATTCCTCTGAGCTCTCTGAACTTCCAGCTGGGCGTGAGAGAGAAGGCTCTCTCAAGGATCAGCTCGCCTTGGCAATTG AGTTCTATGACTCCTGA
- the METTL1 gene encoding tRNA (guanine-N(7)-)-methyltransferase isoform X1 encodes MAGTESGDAAAGAEAPQPQKRYYRQRAHSNPMADHTLRYPVKPEDMDWSELYPEFFAPLTQNQSHDDPKDKKEKRAEAQVEFADIGCGYGGLLVELSPLFPDTLILGLEIRVKVSDYVQDRIRALRAAPGGGFQNIACLRSNAMKHLPNFFRKGQLTKMFFLFPDPHFKRTKHKWRIISPTLLAEYAYVLRVGGLVYTITDVLELHDWMCTHFEGHPLFERVPLEELSEDPIVGHLGTSTEEGKKVLRNGRKNFPAIFRRIQDPTL; translated from the exons ATGGCGGGAACCGAGAGTGGGGACGCCGCTGCAGGAGCCGAGGCCCCTCAGCCTCAGAAGCGCTACTATCGGCAGCGGGCTCACTCCAACCCCATGGCGGACCATACGCTGCGCTA CCCTGTGAAGCCAGAGGACATGGATTGGTCTGAGCTATACCCAGAGTTCTTTGCTCCACTGACTCAAAATCAGAGCCACGATGACCCAaaggataagaaagaaaagagagctgAAGCCCAAGTGGAGTTTGCAGACATAGGCTGTGGCTATGGCGGCCTGTTAG TGGAACTGTCACCGCTGTTCCCAGACACGCTGATTCTGGGTTTGGAGATCCGGGTGAAAGTCTCAGATTATGTGCAAGACCGGATTCGGGCCCTACGAGCAGCTCCTGGAGGTGGTTTCCAGAACATCGCCTGTCTCCGTAGCAATGCCATGAAACACCTTCCTAACTTCTTCCGCAAGGGCCAG CTGACAAAGAtgttcttcctcttccctgaCCCACATTTCAAGCGGACAAAGCACAAGTGGCGAATCATCAGTCCCACACTGCTGGCAGAATATGCCTACGTGCTGAGAGTTGGG GGGCTGGTATATACCATAACTGATGTGCTGGAGCTACATGACTGGATGTGCACCCATTTTGAAGGGCACCCCCTGTTTGAGCGCGTGCCTCTGGAGGAGCTG AGTGAAGATCCCATTGTGGGACATCTGGGCACCTCGactgaggagggaaagaaagttcTACGCAATGGAAGAAAGAATTTCCCAGCCATCTTCCGAAGAATACAGGATCCCACCCTCTAG
- the AVIL gene encoding advillin isoform X4 translates to MPTAPSMRGTATSSSRYKKGGVASGMKHVETNTYDVKRLLHVKGKRNIRAAEVEMSWDSFNRGDVFLLDLGKVIIQWNGPESSSRERLKAMLLAKDIRDRERGGRAEIGVIEGDKEAASPELMKVLQDTLGRHSIIKPAVPDEITDQQQKSNITLYHVSDSAGQLAVTEVATRPLVQGLLNHDDCYILDQSGTKIYVWKGRGATKVEKQMAMSKALNFIRMKGYPSSTNVETVSDGAESAVFKQLFQKWSVKEQTVGLGKTFSIGKIANVFQDKFDVTLLHTKPEVAAQERMVDDGNGNVEVWRIENLELVPVQHQWYGFFYGGDCYLVLYTYEMHGKPHYILYIWQGRHASQDELAASAHQAVEVDRQFDGAPVQVRVTMGKEPRHFMAIFKGKLVIFEGGTSRKGNAEPDPPVRLFQIQGNDKCNTKAVEVPAFTSSLNSNDVFLLRTQAEHYLWYGKGSSGDERAMAKELAGLLCDGTENTVAEGQEPAEFWDLLGGKTPYANDKRLQQEILDVQSRLFECSNKTGRFTVTEITDFTQDDLNPDDVMLLDTWDQVFLWIGTEANATEKESALATAQEYLHTHPSGRDTGTPILIVKQGFEPPIFTGWFLAWDPHIWSAGKSYEQLKEELGDAAAITRITADMRDTTLSLNSEPKYYPIEVLLKNQSQELPEDVNPAKKENYLSEHDFVSVFGITRGQFAALPGWKQLQMKKEKGLF, encoded by the exons CTACAAGAAGGGGGGTGTGGCCTCCGGGATGAAGCACGTGGAGACCAATACCTATGACGTGAAGCGGCTGCTGCACGTGAAGGGGAAGAGAAACATCAGGGCCGCCGAG GTGGAAATGAGCTGGGACAGTTTTAACCGAGGTGATGTCTTCCTGCTGGACCTTGGGAAGGTCATCATCCAGTGGAATGGCCCAGAGAGCAGCAGCAGGGAGCGTCTGAAG GCTATGCTCCTGGCAAAGGATATTCGGGACAGGGAGCGAGGGGGCCGTGCTGAAATAGGAGTGATCGAGGGAGACAAGGAGGCGGCCAGTCCAGAGCTGATGAAGGTCCTTCAGGACACCCTCGGCCGGCACTCCATTATCAAGCCTGCGGTCCCCGATGAGATCACAGATCAGCAGCAGAAATCAAACATCACGCTGTATCA TGTCTCAGACTCAGCTGGGCAGCTGGCGGTCACAGAGGTAGCAACGAGGCCTCTGGTCCAGGGCTTACTGAACCATGAT GACTGCTACATCCTGGACCAAAGTGGAACCAAGATCTATgtgtggaaaggaagaggagcCACAAAGGTTGAGAAACAGATGGCCATGTCTAAAGCTCTG AACTTCATCAGGATGAAGGGCTACCCCAGCAGTACCAACGTGGAGACCGTCAGTGACGGTGCCGAGTCAGCCGTGTTCAAGCAGCTGTTCCAGAAGTGGTCAGTGAAGGAACAGACCGTGGGTCTGGGGAAAACATTCAGCATTGGTAAAATCG CTAACGTTTTCCAGGATAAATTTGATGTGACTCTGCTGCACACCAAACCAGAGGTGGCAGCCCAGGAAAGGATGGTTGACGACGGCAACGGCAACGTTGAG GTCTGGAGAATTGAAAACCTGGAGCTGGTCCCCGTGCAGCATCAGTGGTATGGCTTCTTTTATGGGGGAGACTGCTATCTGGTTCTCTATACGTACGAGATGCACGGGAAGCCGCACTACATCTTGTACATCTGGCAG GGCCGCCACGCCTCACAGGATGAACTGGCAGCCTCGGCACACCAGGCGGTGGAGGTGGACCGGCAGTTTGATGGGGCCCCTGTGCAGGTTCGGGTTACCATGGGGAAGGAGCCACGCCACTTCATGGCCATCTTCAAAGGAAAGCTGGTTATCTTTGAG ggTGGGACTTCCAGGAAGGGAAATGCCGAGCCCGATCCTCCGGTAAGGCTCTTCCAGATTCAAGGAAATGACAAATGTAACACCAAAGCGGTGGAGGTTCCAGCCTTCACCTCCTCCCTAAACTCCAATGATGTCTTCCTGCTGCGGACCCAGGCAGAGCACTACCTGTGGTATGGCAAG GGGTCTAGTGGGGATGAGCGGGCAATGGCTAAGGAGCTGGCCGGGCTTCTCTGTGATGGCACCGAGAACACCGTGGCTGAGGGCCAGGAGCCAGCTGAGTTCTGGGACCTGCTGGGAGGAAAAACTCCCTATGCCAATGACAAAAG ACTACAGCAGGAAATCCTAGATGTCCAGTCCCGTCTCTTTGAATGTTCCAATAAGACTGGCCGGTTCACTGTCACTGAGATCACAGACTTCACCCAGGATGACCTGAACCCAGATGACGTGATGCTCCTGGATACCTGGGACCAG GTGTTCCTGTGGATTGGGACTGAGGCCAACGCCACAGAGAAGGAGAGCGCTCTTGCTACCGCCCAGGAGTACCTGCACACTCACCCCAGCGGCCGAGACACCGGCACACCAATCCTGATCGTTAAACAGGGGTTCGAGCCTCCCATATTCACAGGCTGGTTCTTGGCCTGGGACCCTCACATTTGGAGC gcAGGGAAATCATATGAACAGTTAAAAGAAGAGCTGGGAGACGCCGCTGCTATCACGAGAATCACTGCT GATATGAGGGACACAACCCTCTCCCTGAATTCTGAGCCAAAATATTACCCCATAGAagttctgttgaaaaatcagagTCAGGAGTTGCCTGAGGATGTGAACCCTGCCAAAAAGGAG aactacctCTCTGAACATGACTTTGTTTCTGTGTTTGGCATCACAAGAGGGCAATTTGCTGCTCTGCCTGGCTGGAAACAGCtccagatgaagaaagaaaaggggcttTTCTGA
- the TSFM gene encoding elongation factor Ts, mitochondrial isoform X3: protein MSLLRSLRLCLLARAGSCPVRALGPGPVLPSLQAGPLLLQSPQPWHTFHAGPWLSSSASSKELLMKLRRRTGYSFVNCKKALETCGGDLKQAESWLHKQAQKEGWSKAARLHGRKTKEGLIGLLQEGNTTVLVEVNCETDFVSRNLKFQQLVQQVALGTLLHCQSLKDQLSTYSKGFLNSSELSELPAGREREGSLKDQLALAIVPVMYCSPS from the exons ATGTCGCTACTGCGCTCACTGCGCCTCTGTCTGCTCGCGCGGGCCGGGAGCTGCCCAGTGAGGGCTCTTGGCCCAGGCCCGGTTCTGCCTTCCTTGCAG GCGGGACCCCTTCTGCTTCAGTCGCCCCAGCCGTGGCATACATTTCACGCTGGGCCCTGGTTGTCCTCCTCGGCTTCCAGCAAGGAGCTCCTCATGAAGCTGCGGCGGAGAACGGGCTACTCCTTTGTAAACTGCAAGAAGGCTCTGGAGACTTGTGGCGGGGATCTCAAACAG gCAGAGAGCTGGCTCCACAAACAGGCCCAGAAGGAGGGCTGGAGTAAAGCTGCCAGGCTCCATGGCAGGAAGACCAAAGAAGGTCTGATTGGGCTGCTGCAGGAAGGAAACACGACTGTGTTAGTAGAG GTGAACTGTGAGACAGATTTTGtttccagaaatttaaaatttcaacagtTGGTCCAGCAAGTAGCCCTGGGAACCCTGTTGCATTGTCAGAGCCTAAAGGATCAACTGTCCACATATAGTAAA GGCTTCCTGAATTCCTCTGAGCTCTCTGAACTTCCAGCTGGGCGTGAGAGAGAAGGCTCTCTCAAGGATCAGCTCGCCTTGGCAATTG
- the METTL1 gene encoding tRNA (guanine-N(7)-)-methyltransferase isoform X2: protein MAGTESGDAAAGAEAPQPQKRYYRQRAHSNPMADHTLRYPVKPEDMDWSELYPEFFAPLTQNQSHDDPKDKKEKRAEAQVEFADIGCGYGGLLVELSPLFPDTLILGLEIRVKVSDYVQDRIRALRAAPGGGFQNIACLRSNAMKHLPNFFRKGQLTKMFFLFPDPHFKRTKHKWRIISPTLLAEYAYVLRVGSEDPIVGHLGTSTEEGKKVLRNGRKNFPAIFRRIQDPTL from the exons ATGGCGGGAACCGAGAGTGGGGACGCCGCTGCAGGAGCCGAGGCCCCTCAGCCTCAGAAGCGCTACTATCGGCAGCGGGCTCACTCCAACCCCATGGCGGACCATACGCTGCGCTA CCCTGTGAAGCCAGAGGACATGGATTGGTCTGAGCTATACCCAGAGTTCTTTGCTCCACTGACTCAAAATCAGAGCCACGATGACCCAaaggataagaaagaaaagagagctgAAGCCCAAGTGGAGTTTGCAGACATAGGCTGTGGCTATGGCGGCCTGTTAG TGGAACTGTCACCGCTGTTCCCAGACACGCTGATTCTGGGTTTGGAGATCCGGGTGAAAGTCTCAGATTATGTGCAAGACCGGATTCGGGCCCTACGAGCAGCTCCTGGAGGTGGTTTCCAGAACATCGCCTGTCTCCGTAGCAATGCCATGAAACACCTTCCTAACTTCTTCCGCAAGGGCCAG CTGACAAAGAtgttcttcctcttccctgaCCCACATTTCAAGCGGACAAAGCACAAGTGGCGAATCATCAGTCCCACACTGCTGGCAGAATATGCCTACGTGCTGAGAGTTGGG AGTGAAGATCCCATTGTGGGACATCTGGGCACCTCGactgaggagggaaagaaagttcTACGCAATGGAAGAAAGAATTTCCCAGCCATCTTCCGAAGAATACAGGATCCCACCCTCTAG
- the TSFM gene encoding elongation factor Ts, mitochondrial isoform X2 — protein sequence MSLLRSLRLCLLARAGSCPVRALGPGPVLPSLQAGPLLLQSPQPWHTFHAGPWLSSSASSKELLMKLRRRTGYSFVNCKKALETCGGDLKQAESWLHKQAQKEGWSKAARLHGRKTKEGLIGLLQEGNTTVLVEGFLNSSELSELPAGREREGSLKDQLALAIGRLGENMTLKRAAWVKVPAGFYVGSYVHGAMHSPSLHNLVLGKYGALVICETSERNANLEDLGRRLGQHVVGMAPLSVGSLDDEPGGEAETKMLSQPYLLDPSITLGQYVQPQGVSVVDFVRFECGEGEEAAEAE from the exons ATGTCGCTACTGCGCTCACTGCGCCTCTGTCTGCTCGCGCGGGCCGGGAGCTGCCCAGTGAGGGCTCTTGGCCCAGGCCCGGTTCTGCCTTCCTTGCAG GCGGGACCCCTTCTGCTTCAGTCGCCCCAGCCGTGGCATACATTTCACGCTGGGCCCTGGTTGTCCTCCTCGGCTTCCAGCAAGGAGCTCCTCATGAAGCTGCGGCGGAGAACGGGCTACTCCTTTGTAAACTGCAAGAAGGCTCTGGAGACTTGTGGCGGGGATCTCAAACAG gCAGAGAGCTGGCTCCACAAACAGGCCCAGAAGGAGGGCTGGAGTAAAGCTGCCAGGCTCCATGGCAGGAAGACCAAAGAAGGTCTGATTGGGCTGCTGCAGGAAGGAAACACGACTGTGTTAGTAGAG GGCTTCCTGAATTCCTCTGAGCTCTCTGAACTTCCAGCTGGGCGTGAGAGAGAAGGCTCTCTCAAGGATCAGCTCGCCTTGGCAATTG ggagactgggagaaaacatgaCTCTTAAACGAGCTGCATGGGTGAAGGTGCCAGCTGGGTTCTATGTTGGCTCTTATGTCCATGGGGCAATGCACAGTCCCTCGCTCCACAACCTGGTGCTGGGGAAGTATGGGGCCCTGGTCATCTGTGAGACGTCTGAGCGGAATGCAAACCTTGAAGACCTTGGCCGCCGCCTTGGGCAGCATGTGGTGGGCATGGCTCCTCTCTCTGTTGGCTCCCTGGACGATGAGCCTGGGGGAGAGGCAGAAACCAAGATGCTGTCCCAGCCGTACTTGCTGGATCCCTCCATCACACTGGGACAGTATGTGCAGCCCCAAGGGGTGTCTGTAGTAGACTTCGTGCGGTTTGAATGTGGAGAAGGCGAAGAGGCAGCAGAGGCTGAATAG
- the EEF1AKMT3 gene encoding EEF1A lysine methyltransferase 3, which yields MADPRPDPESEPESVFPREVRLFADSYSEESRFYFCGHVLSITENFGSRLGVAAHVWDAALSLCNYFESQNVDFRGKKVIELGAGTGIVGILAALQGGDVTITDLPLVLEQIQGNVQANVPAGGRAQVRALSWGIDQHVFPGDYDLVLGADIVYLEPTFPLLLGTLQHLCGPHGTIYLASKMREEHGTESFFQHLLPQHFQLELAKRDENENVNIYRARHRGPRPA from the exons ATGGCGGACCCCCGCCCAGATCCTGAGTCAGAGCCCGAATCCGTGTTCCCACGGGAGGTCAGACTCTTCGCCGACTCTTACTCGGAGGAGAGCCGGTTCTACTTCTGTGGGCACGTGCTGAGCATCACGGAGAACTTCGGCTCCCGCCTCGGGGTGGCAGCGCATGTGTGGGACGCG GCTCTAAGCCTGTGCAACTATTTCGAGAGTCAGAATGTGGATTTCCGAGGCAAGAAAGTGATCGAACTGGGCGCTGGGACGGGCATCGTGGGTATCTTGGCAGCGCTGCAGG gGGGGGATGTTACCATCACTGACCTGCCCCTGGTCCTAGAACAGATCCAGGGCAACGTCCAGGCCAATGTGCCGGCTGGAGGCCGGGCCCAGGTCCGCGCCTTGTCCTGGGGGATTGACCAGCATGTCTTCCCTGGAGACTATGACCTGGTGCTGGGGGCTGATATCGTGTATCTGGAGCCCACCTTTCCACTGCTGCTGGGGACCCTCCAACACCTGTGCGGGCCCCATGGCACCATCTATCTGGCTTCCAAGATGAGAGAGGAGCACGGGACAGAGAGCTTCTTTCAGCACCTCCTGCCCCAGCATTTCCAACTGGAGCTGGCCAAGCGGGATGAGAATGAGAATGTTAACATCTATAGGGCCAGGCACAGGGGACCAAGACCTGCTTGA